From the Lacipirellulaceae bacterium genome, the window GTGACATCATGGGGTTGGACACGGCGTCGGAATCTTCCCACAGGCCGCTGAGAGTTCCTGCAACGGGGTCGGTCACTAGGTCATCATCGTCGTCACCATCGCGGGGAACGCCGAAAATGTTCAGAACGTGCTGAGTGCCGCCTGTGTTGACGTCGACCTTCGAGCCACCATTAGCGGCGATGTTGTCGGTGATATCGTGGACGTGAATCGCCGTGACGTTATCGTCGAGGCTGGATGATTGGAAGCCGTCTAGATCTAAACCTTCGAGCTGAATCGAGTAGCTGACGGTTGGTTCGCCCATGCCTCCCGTTGCCGGTTCGGAAAGCACAAACGTGGCAGAAGCGGTGGCTGGGAATGCGGGGGCGGAGACTCCTCCAAGCCGAACCGTCGTGAAGTCAAGCTCTGCCGTGAAAGTGGTGACGGTTTGTGCTGAAGCGGCTGAGGTCAGCAAAAGAACGGATAGGACTAAAAGGTAACGCATCTTGAAAACCCTCTCTGAGAAATAATCGTTAATTAAAAATGGTGCGAGAACGACGCCAAGTCATTAGCGTGCTCGCGAGAAATAAAAAGCAACTAAGAGCTGCTGGCTCAGGGACCGCGACCAAAGAAACAGGTGGTGCGGTCACCGTGCCAAACTGTTGTTGCCATGTTAAA encodes:
- a CDS encoding CHRD domain-containing protein, with the translated sequence MRYLLVLSVLLLTSAASAQTVTTFTAELDFTTVRLGGVSAPAFPATASATFVLSEPATGGMGEPTVSYSIQLEGLDLDGFQSSSLDDNVTAIHVHDITDNIAANGGSKVDVNTGGTQHVLNIFGVPRDGDDDDDLVTDPVAGTLSGLWEDSDAVSNPMMSLGDTFAVSAPDVIDRLKAGNYYLMIHTSNSAPGVLPGGITIGGFLTAVPEPNAVVLGLLAIGWIGTKRRK